A section of the Paenibacillus odorifer genome encodes:
- a CDS encoding ATP-binding protein — protein MDETTGILTDETIIKASNQHCIDQGIDPEQPPVFAKGYSADELGAQLSVYSEVIEVIEFFVKKFLSSVKGNPILITISDDAGYLLAFQGDATIIDLVGQVGIKEGVQMNKEVGTNSIALALEYQRPFQLTGRDHFHHILHHLVCCTAPFYKENGQEILGTISFMADIDVAHPHLLPLLCTMADSIEREILLRRGNSQLQLLNRILLETNYLGVIITDQFGTVVNINENGLAMLHLGGEHQESVVGTSVFEIRNVGAYFQHVIIHHVACAGLEVIQEKNGLFEHYMLDVLPVYDANGYLARVIGSLRNITEMKRTEEVLRNTEKLVVAGQLAMSIAHEIRNPLTTVKGMLQLANKDSRLLHYDLIMSEVERMNLIVSEFLILGKPQAAHYMTEQCSTILLEVLNIFAIQVEMNNIALNTKIHYDAEIECDRNQIKQIFLNILRNSMEALPFGGSITVTLDVKDEFQVITFTDNGEGMNKEVLEKLGEPFHTTRGDGNGLGFMIVKKIVTAHRGYVAIASEKGVGTAVTIYLPMAHSYHK, from the coding sequence TTGGATGAGACAACAGGGATACTGACGGATGAGACCATTATTAAGGCTTCCAATCAGCATTGTATAGACCAAGGAATTGATCCTGAGCAACCGCCTGTCTTTGCAAAGGGATATTCTGCTGATGAATTGGGAGCGCAGCTTAGCGTATATAGTGAAGTGATTGAGGTTATCGAATTTTTTGTCAAAAAATTTCTGTCCTCAGTAAAGGGGAACCCGATCCTAATTACGATTTCGGATGATGCAGGTTATCTATTGGCGTTCCAGGGAGATGCGACGATTATTGATCTCGTAGGACAGGTAGGCATCAAAGAAGGCGTGCAGATGAACAAAGAGGTGGGTACCAATTCAATCGCTTTAGCCCTTGAATATCAGAGGCCATTCCAGCTGACAGGACGAGACCATTTCCATCATATTTTGCATCATTTAGTATGCTGTACGGCTCCATTTTATAAAGAAAATGGGCAGGAAATCTTAGGTACAATTTCATTTATGGCAGATATAGATGTAGCCCATCCCCATTTGCTGCCTCTGCTCTGTACGATGGCTGACTCGATTGAACGTGAGATTTTGTTGCGGAGAGGAAATTCTCAGCTGCAATTATTAAATCGGATTTTGCTAGAGACCAATTACTTAGGGGTAATCATAACAGATCAATTCGGAACAGTCGTGAATATAAATGAGAACGGTTTAGCCATGCTTCATTTGGGTGGTGAGCATCAAGAGTCTGTTGTTGGAACTAGTGTCTTTGAAATTAGGAATGTGGGCGCATACTTTCAACATGTCATCATACATCATGTCGCATGTGCCGGGTTAGAAGTGATTCAGGAGAAAAACGGGTTGTTCGAGCATTATATGTTAGATGTACTACCCGTTTACGATGCGAATGGTTACTTAGCGCGTGTGATTGGAAGTTTGCGCAACATCACGGAGATGAAAAGAACGGAAGAAGTGCTGCGCAATACAGAAAAGCTAGTGGTCGCAGGACAACTGGCCATGAGCATTGCACATGAGATCCGCAATCCCCTGACTACGGTGAAAGGGATGCTTCAACTGGCTAATAAAGATTCACGTCTGCTGCATTATGATCTCATTATGTCAGAAGTGGAAAGAATGAATCTCATTGTGAGCGAGTTTCTTATTCTGGGTAAGCCGCAGGCTGCGCATTATATGACTGAACAATGTAGTACGATCCTTCTGGAAGTATTGAATATCTTCGCGATTCAGGTGGAGATGAATAATATAGCGTTGAATACAAAGATCCATTATGATGCTGAGATCGAATGTGACCGCAATCAGATTAAGCAGATTTTCCTGAATATCCTAAGAAATTCAATGGAAGCTTTGCCTTTTGGCGGGAGCATTACAGTAACTCTTGATGTGAAGGATGAATTCCAGGTGATTACCTTTACCGATAATGGAGAGGGTATGAACAAGGAAGTTCTGGAGAAATTAGGGGAGCCCTTTCACACGACCAGAGGCGATGGGAATGGACTTGGCTTCATGATTGTCAAAAAAATCGTGACTGCCCACAGAGGATATGTGGCAATAGCTAGTGAAAAGGGAGTGGGCACAGCCGTTACAATTTATCTTCCAATGGCACATTCATACCACAAATGA
- a CDS encoding TPM domain-containing protein: MKKYIALFLMLSLLWIPGAYAAGIPAQQGFVTDNAEMFSSAEAASISATATGELLTIHVLTVDSTDGTPADKYADKVYDSWKLSTRDLLLLISAGDQSIELNFLNPDFQSSLNTWSKNQGGSSGSSAIQKLLDTYFIPYAKKGDFAGGTKTLINAIHSIGDRAGNTGGTAGSGSAVGAGNGVNRSSSSMFMIAAILIGALLILLLLFVVVTGLRRRKQLSEQQKQLSNLMVQANRALESLNPFQGIVQGKTGELVEGISKRLSAKLVEISALQSEGQGVQPAFYRLAALKTAVKQLQQTEASFRAALEEEEKHIAVISEADRNVKQRITELKEDTPELEEQLQGAVKETGYELQEIVEELKELAEETAKADQLELFDPIAAQEVTEDAQERQEKIEQDLKDVDLYDDKLNKFPTVLAAARAKITGIIEQNSLHNMKVKPYDHLEQARAESLTLEAPLRIGDMDEVRRIGASLDLLLDEAIAMTEQQALLRQNNRRDLETFRTTWSHLKQRRDELQARITEARVHFEEQHVVTIENILTECSTRLREGAGEVAQIENWTSDERGEYDKAHDALERLLSLQDEAGRQYDGVSESLNALNERLDKVQRLFSEGQSRVETTQRMLHSRGLSSRIRFELSLLPEYSQLEQRLSSRPYNLEELESIGRAYDAQITSFVNEANRIIRQKEEEERLAQLAMMREQQRRAQARKRMSSGPPSSGGFGGGRSSGGSSWGGGGSGGKSSGGSSWGGGGGKSGGNSSGGSKW, translated from the coding sequence TTGAAAAAGTATATAGCTTTATTCTTAATGCTCAGCCTGTTATGGATACCCGGTGCATATGCCGCTGGAATTCCTGCACAGCAGGGATTCGTTACCGATAACGCTGAAATGTTCAGTTCCGCAGAAGCCGCGTCTATTTCTGCTACCGCTACTGGAGAACTCCTGACCATCCACGTACTCACTGTAGATTCCACAGACGGTACTCCAGCTGATAAGTATGCAGACAAGGTTTACGACTCGTGGAAACTGTCCACGCGGGATCTTCTACTGCTGATCTCCGCTGGTGACCAGTCCATTGAGCTAAATTTCTTAAATCCAGACTTTCAAAGCTCGTTAAATACTTGGTCTAAGAATCAGGGAGGGTCCTCGGGAAGTTCAGCCATCCAAAAACTGCTCGACACTTATTTCATTCCTTATGCCAAAAAAGGGGACTTCGCTGGCGGGACAAAGACTTTGATTAATGCCATCCATTCTATTGGAGATCGTGCCGGCAATACTGGAGGAACCGCAGGAAGCGGGAGCGCAGTCGGCGCCGGGAATGGTGTAAACCGCTCCAGCAGCTCCATGTTTATGATTGCAGCGATTCTTATCGGAGCCCTTCTAATCCTCCTTCTACTCTTTGTAGTGGTTACGGGCCTGCGTCGCCGCAAGCAGCTTAGCGAGCAACAGAAACAGTTATCTAATTTAATGGTCCAGGCAAATCGGGCACTGGAATCGCTAAATCCTTTTCAAGGGATCGTTCAAGGCAAGACGGGAGAGCTAGTCGAGGGTATTTCTAAGCGGCTGTCTGCCAAGCTCGTTGAAATCTCTGCACTACAAAGCGAAGGTCAAGGCGTTCAGCCGGCATTTTATCGCTTGGCTGCCCTCAAGACAGCTGTGAAACAATTACAGCAGACCGAAGCTTCCTTCCGCGCAGCGCTTGAAGAGGAAGAGAAACACATTGCTGTCATCAGCGAAGCTGACCGCAATGTCAAACAGCGTATTACAGAGCTGAAAGAGGATACGCCGGAGCTTGAAGAGCAACTGCAAGGTGCAGTTAAAGAAACCGGATATGAACTTCAAGAAATTGTAGAAGAACTTAAGGAGCTTGCGGAGGAGACAGCTAAGGCAGACCAATTAGAGCTTTTTGATCCCATTGCTGCACAAGAGGTTACCGAGGATGCACAGGAACGTCAGGAAAAAATCGAACAGGATCTGAAGGATGTTGATCTCTACGATGATAAGCTAAATAAATTTCCTACGGTATTAGCTGCGGCACGTGCCAAAATCACCGGGATCATTGAACAGAATTCACTGCACAACATGAAGGTTAAGCCATATGATCACCTGGAGCAGGCCCGCGCAGAATCGTTGACTCTTGAAGCGCCACTGCGTATAGGAGATATGGATGAGGTGCGCAGAATCGGCGCCAGTCTAGACCTTCTTCTGGATGAAGCTATTGCTATGACAGAGCAACAAGCACTGCTGCGGCAGAATAACCGTAGAGATCTAGAGACATTCCGCACCACATGGAGCCATTTGAAACAGCGGCGAGACGAGCTGCAGGCACGAATTACAGAAGCACGTGTACATTTCGAAGAACAGCATGTAGTTACTATAGAGAATATTCTGACGGAGTGTAGCACACGTCTTCGGGAAGGCGCAGGTGAAGTGGCGCAAATTGAGAACTGGACCAGTGATGAACGGGGCGAATATGACAAGGCCCACGATGCGCTGGAGCGCTTGCTGTCATTGCAGGATGAAGCTGGCCGGCAATATGACGGTGTCTCTGAAAGTCTAAATGCATTAAATGAAAGACTTGATAAAGTACAACGTCTCTTCTCCGAAGGACAAAGCCGGGTAGAGACGACCCAGCGAATGCTGCACAGCAGAGGCTTGTCTTCCAGAATCCGCTTTGAGTTGTCCTTATTGCCGGAATATAGCCAGTTGGAGCAACGGCTGTCATCCCGACCTTACAACCTAGAGGAACTGGAATCGATTGGCCGCGCTTATGACGCTCAGATCACTTCCTTTGTGAATGAAGCGAACCGAATCATTCGCCAAAAGGAAGAGGAAGAACGGCTGGCCCAGCTAGCCATGATGAGAGAGCAACAGCGGCGTGCACAAGCCCGTAAACGAATGTCCTCTGGTCCTCCTTCTTCAGGCGGATTCGGTGGGGGACGTTCCTCCGGCGGCTCTTCCTGGGGCGGAGGCGGCAGTGGCGGCAAATCCTCCGGCGGTTCTTCTTGGGGCGGTGGCGGCGGCAAATCCGGTGGAAATTCATCGGGTGGCTCAAAGTGGTGA
- a CDS encoding EAL domain-containing protein — protein MKRCTMLLLIIFLLLLVPPTAAHAEREDIRYQVELEYPPYKYVENGYLTGFDINLSTMIFEKQDYLIHYSTGQWDEVYSRLIQGDIEIAGLMAITESRNQEVLFSDPVIKNYISIYARRELEDEIDLKTLGSYKIGLGNGQYSATVLNSKVGITNYIEYATTPEALKALEKGEIDLLFENQEVIDYLIAEQKLKGSIIKKMSNLYPRDVAFAISKSAPELVTYVNERLDRLHRSGAFEELYQHYFYVHSDYYKVMMRNRFIVGAIILLGLLIISAVLLKMYINHLRRAVYSEQQFFEDVIEHSGMVVWAVQADKKVVRFNNYAERMTGLCENEVVGKNIADMEGLTGSTAAIRNLLERAVQLDYVDNIEHKLPDNSPAARYFSFRTTLLKGLDKQAADIFVLVGVDIDERKQNELRLQQSYEELEATYEELSATEVELQEQFAKLQVGERRFSLATEGSGAYMWELDWETGLYNLSDRWYKLMGYTEDEINSFENGVLSIIHPDDQPSSQKARHDHLAGLTPIYETEYRMRTKDNQFVWFEVSGKAIVDPKDEVVLFIGSLIDISKRKQVELKLSNSYQELEATYEQLTATQQELVEQYDMLVENQKHMHRLAYVDELSNLPNRVCLLESMEKYLQCSGGKAALLFVDTDNFKYINDTLGHKSGDVLIQKASKRLQSLVREGDMLSRLGGDEFVIFIKDIENHEDVLDLAERIMRAFRQSFLIGESYLYVSVSIGISFYPEDGETTEQILKNADVAMYRAKEDGKGTYVVYDKSMHTAFNERMNIEKHLRSAMNNNEFELYYQPQVDIQSGLISGFEALIRWNSPTLGFVSPLSFIKIAEDSRLIIYIGEWVLRESCIFMKGIQDRMGIPYKISVNISIIQLLQDDFVEMVQESLAESGLKPSCLELEITESIFMESFESIVNKLQFLKSQGIRIALDDFGTGYSSLSYLQQLPISTLKMDKTFIDSLSEKAYSQSFVQTIIQLGHNMGLEVVAEGVEEISQMDFLRKSGCDKVQGYLVSRPVPKQEVVELLEPQKRYGI, from the coding sequence ATGAAGCGGTGCACAATGTTGCTTCTGATTATTTTTCTGCTTTTGCTCGTACCTCCTACAGCCGCTCACGCCGAAAGAGAGGATATAAGGTACCAAGTAGAACTGGAATATCCACCGTATAAATATGTAGAAAATGGGTATTTGACCGGGTTTGATATTAATTTGAGCACGATGATTTTTGAGAAGCAGGATTATCTTATTCACTACAGTACTGGGCAATGGGATGAAGTTTACAGTCGGCTGATTCAAGGAGATATTGAGATAGCAGGTCTTATGGCAATTACGGAGTCGCGTAACCAAGAGGTGTTATTTTCAGATCCGGTTATTAAAAACTATATTTCCATCTATGCAAGGCGAGAGCTTGAGGATGAGATCGATTTAAAGACGTTGGGAAGTTATAAGATTGGGTTAGGGAATGGACAGTATTCTGCAACCGTGCTGAACAGCAAGGTGGGGATTACAAATTACATAGAGTATGCAACGACTCCTGAAGCTTTAAAGGCTCTTGAAAAAGGGGAAATCGACCTTCTATTTGAGAATCAGGAAGTGATCGATTATCTGATTGCTGAACAGAAATTGAAGGGGAGTATTATCAAAAAAATGAGCAATCTCTACCCTAGGGATGTTGCTTTTGCAATAAGTAAATCCGCTCCGGAGCTAGTAACTTATGTTAACGAGAGATTGGATCGCCTGCATCGTTCCGGTGCTTTTGAAGAGCTGTATCAGCACTATTTCTACGTTCATTCAGATTATTATAAAGTTATGATGCGCAATAGATTTATTGTGGGAGCCATTATTCTGCTTGGTCTTCTAATCATTAGTGCGGTTTTGCTAAAAATGTATATTAATCACTTACGGCGTGCGGTTTATTCGGAACAGCAATTTTTTGAGGATGTAATAGAGCATAGCGGTATGGTGGTTTGGGCTGTGCAGGCGGATAAAAAGGTAGTTCGGTTTAACAATTACGCTGAGCGAATGACGGGCCTATGCGAGAATGAAGTAGTGGGCAAAAACATTGCGGATATGGAGGGTCTGACAGGCAGTACGGCGGCTATTCGGAATCTGCTGGAAAGAGCCGTACAGCTTGACTATGTTGATAATATCGAGCATAAACTTCCGGACAATTCGCCAGCAGCGCGGTATTTTTCATTTCGGACCACCTTGTTAAAAGGATTGGATAAGCAGGCAGCTGATATTTTTGTGCTTGTAGGAGTGGATATCGATGAGCGCAAACAAAATGAGCTAAGGCTTCAGCAAAGTTATGAGGAACTGGAAGCTACTTACGAAGAGCTGTCAGCGACAGAGGTCGAGCTACAGGAGCAATTTGCTAAGCTGCAGGTAGGTGAACGACGGTTCAGTCTCGCGACAGAGGGTTCTGGTGCTTACATGTGGGAGCTTGATTGGGAGACAGGACTGTATAATCTATCGGATCGCTGGTACAAGCTCATGGGCTATACGGAGGATGAAATCAATTCATTCGAAAATGGGGTGCTTAGTATTATTCATCCCGATGACCAGCCATCATCCCAAAAGGCAAGACATGATCATCTGGCAGGTTTAACACCTATCTACGAGACGGAATACCGCATGCGGACCAAAGATAATCAATTCGTCTGGTTTGAGGTAAGTGGTAAAGCTATCGTTGATCCAAAGGATGAAGTTGTGTTATTTATCGGTTCACTGATTGATATTAGTAAGCGGAAGCAGGTAGAGCTAAAGCTGAGCAACAGTTATCAGGAGCTTGAGGCAACCTATGAACAGCTAACAGCCACACAGCAGGAGCTTGTAGAGCAATACGATATGCTGGTGGAGAATCAAAAACACATGCATCGTTTAGCTTATGTGGATGAGCTTAGTAATTTACCCAACCGTGTATGTCTACTGGAATCTATGGAGAAATATCTGCAATGTTCAGGAGGCAAGGCGGCGCTGTTGTTCGTAGATACCGATAATTTTAAATACATCAATGATACCTTAGGGCATAAATCCGGTGATGTTCTCATTCAGAAGGCTAGCAAAAGGCTGCAGTCGTTGGTGCGTGAAGGGGATATGCTCTCTCGGCTCGGTGGGGATGAATTCGTGATTTTTATTAAGGATATAGAAAACCACGAGGATGTGTTAGACCTGGCGGAGCGTATCATGAGAGCATTCAGGCAGTCCTTTTTAATCGGAGAGAGTTATTTGTACGTTTCCGTAAGCATCGGAATTTCCTTTTATCCGGAAGATGGGGAGACCACCGAGCAAATCTTAAAAAATGCGGATGTCGCTATGTACCGGGCGAAAGAGGATGGCAAGGGGACTTATGTGGTATATGACAAATCCATGCATACTGCGTTTAATGAACGGATGAATATAGAGAAGCATTTGCGCAGTGCCATGAATAATAATGAGTTTGAGCTATATTATCAACCGCAGGTGGATATCCAGTCTGGATTAATCTCTGGTTTTGAGGCTTTAATTCGCTGGAATAGTCCAACGCTGGGCTTTGTATCTCCACTTTCCTTTATCAAAATCGCCGAGGATTCCAGGCTGATTATTTATATTGGAGAATGGGTGCTTAGGGAATCGTGCATCTTTATGAAGGGCATTCAAGATCGTATGGGCATTCCTTACAAGATATCAGTTAATATTTCCATTATTCAACTATTGCAGGATGATTTCGTCGAGATGGTGCAGGAAAGTCTGGCTGAAAGCGGGCTAAAGCCTAGTTGTCTTGAACTGGAAATCACCGAGTCTATTTTTATGGAATCGTTTGAGAGTATCGTGAATAAGCTTCAATTCCTCAAATCCCAAGGCATTCGTATTGCGCTGGATGATTTCGGAACGGGGTACTCATCTCTTAGTTATTTGCAGCAATTGCCGATTTCTACGCTTAAAATGGATAAAACCTTTATCGATTCGCTTTCGGAAAAAGCTTACAGCCAGTCTTTTGTGCAGACCATTATACAGCTGGGACACAATATGGGGCTGGAGGTCGTTGCGGAGGGAGTGGAAGAGATCAGCCAGATGGATTTCCTCAGAAAATCGGGCTGCGATAAGGTACAGGGGTATCTGGTTAGCAGACCTGTTCCGAAGCAGGAAGTGGTGGAGCTTTTGGAACCGCAGAAGCGTTACGGAATATAG
- a CDS encoding GGDEF domain-containing protein, protein MRATPQTPRQTYWNRVLLNSFWIILIVYLSIQFIVSLSLWSQRPETPTRNDYIEHSLISDSIIVSLIIILEVIYRWRPLWAQLAITVASHLFAVLIIVNLSDELHVKSLIMLFPLLVSMIYLKSSYMIATSAISLLYTIILFIRTPIHEYLPITQTIIIALIFAGTALAGFAVIVRGRDLMQSLQNSVKSEQELRIQNIIMDRLSKIDPLTDLYNHKTFHEYLGWLIEHQQSNPFSMQLAVMDIDNFKKVNDCYGHSVGDIVLQKVAAILLEYIGPDDFAARYGGEEFIVILTTKTFERSYEIMQQILAKVADTPFAEMEGKSITVSIGMHDYTGADSKNSTFQQADDALYEAKNTGKNKIVIS, encoded by the coding sequence ATGCGCGCCACACCTCAAACTCCTCGTCAGACCTATTGGAATCGTGTGCTTCTCAATTCATTCTGGATCATCCTGATTGTGTATTTAAGTATTCAGTTCATTGTTTCTCTATCCTTATGGAGCCAGCGTCCGGAAACCCCAACCAGGAACGATTATATTGAGCACTCGTTGATTTCTGATTCCATCATAGTGAGTTTGATCATTATTCTAGAAGTAATCTATAGATGGAGGCCTCTGTGGGCCCAACTCGCCATTACGGTTGCAAGCCATCTATTTGCGGTTTTGATTATCGTCAATCTCAGCGATGAGTTGCATGTTAAATCATTAATTATGCTGTTCCCGCTACTAGTCTCGATGATCTATCTGAAGAGCAGTTATATGATAGCCACTTCTGCTATTTCTCTACTGTACACGATCATTTTATTCATCAGGACACCCATTCACGAGTACTTACCGATCACCCAAACTATCATTATCGCTCTTATTTTTGCAGGCACTGCTTTGGCAGGTTTTGCAGTAATCGTTCGTGGACGTGATTTGATGCAATCCCTGCAGAACTCCGTTAAGTCAGAACAGGAATTACGCATTCAGAATATAATTATGGATCGTCTATCTAAGATAGACCCCCTGACTGATCTGTATAATCACAAGACTTTTCACGAATATTTAGGTTGGCTAATTGAGCATCAGCAGAGTAATCCATTCTCCATGCAGCTTGCCGTTATGGATATCGATAATTTCAAAAAAGTAAATGATTGCTATGGACACTCCGTTGGAGATATCGTATTACAAAAAGTCGCAGCGATTCTGCTCGAGTATATCGGTCCTGATGATTTCGCCGCGCGGTACGGTGGCGAGGAATTCATTGTCATTTTGACTACCAAAACCTTTGAGCGATCCTATGAAATCATGCAACAAATTCTAGCCAAAGTAGCCGATACCCCTTTTGCCGAAATGGAAGGTAAAAGCATAACCGTCAGTATCGGGATGCATGATTACACAGGCGCAGACTCCAAAAATTCCACTTTTCAGCAGGCTGATGATGCACTTTACGAAGCTAAAAACACCGGGAAGAATAAAATTGTCATCAGCTAG